In one window of Bos taurus isolate L1 Dominette 01449 registration number 42190680 breed Hereford chromosome 15, ARS-UCD2.0, whole genome shotgun sequence DNA:
- the LIN7C gene encoding protein lin-7 homolog C (The RefSeq protein has 1 frameshift compared to this genomic sequence): protein MAALGEPVRLERDICRAIELLEKLQRSGEVPPQKLQALQRVLQSEFCNAVREVYEHVYETVDISSSPEVRANATAKATVAAFAASEGHSHPRVVELPKTEEGLGFNIMGGKEQNSPIYISRIIPGGIADRHGGLKRGDQLLSVNGVSVEGEHHEKAVELLKAAQGKVKLVVRYTPKVLEEMESRFEKMRSAKRRQQT from the exons ATGGCGGCCCTGGGGGAGCCCGTGCGACTGGAGAGGG ATATTTGTAGAGCAATTGAATTGTTGGAAAAACTGCAAAGAAGTGGCGAGGTACCACCACAGAAACTTCAGGCTCTACAAAGAGTCCTTCAGAGTGAATTCTGCAATGCTGTAAGAGAG GTATATGAACATGTCTACGAGACTGTGGACATCAGTAGCAGTCCTGAAGTGAGAGCTAATGCAACTGCAAAg GCTACTGTTGCTGCATTTGCTGCCAGCGAAGGGCATTCTCATCCTCGAGTTGTTGAGCTGCCAAAAACAGAAGAAGGCCTTGGATTCAATATTATGGGAGGCAAAGAACAAAACTCTCCAATCTATATCTCTCGAATAATTCCAGGTGGAATTGCTGATAGACATGGGGGCCTCAAGCGAGGAGATCAGCTCCTTTCTGTTAATGGAGTG AGTGTTGAAGGAGAGCATCATGAAAAAGCTGTAGAGCTGCTGAAAGCAGCGCAGGGAAAGGTTAAATTAGTAGTGCGGTATACACCCAAGGTCTTGGAAGAGATGGAGTCGCGCTTTGAAAAAATGCGATCAG CAAAACGCAGGCAACAGACCTAA